The following are encoded in a window of Streptomyces sp. SAT1 genomic DNA:
- a CDS encoding GTP-binding protein, translated as MDFNGSDTLPGPRTGDHLPHTAQAAVKIVIVGGFGVGKTTMVGSVSEIRPLTTEETMTQAGIGVDDDYGSDSKTATTVAMDFGRISITDQLVLYLFGTPGQERFWFLWNGLFEGALGAVVLVDTRRLEVSFDVMGRLEERGVPFVVAVNSFPDGPRYPIAELRTALDLSEEIPMVECDVRRRASSRDVLMTLMRFLHSLAMTGPRT; from the coding sequence ATGGACTTCAACGGCTCTGACACCCTCCCCGGCCCGCGCACCGGTGACCATCTCCCGCACACGGCCCAGGCCGCGGTGAAGATCGTCATCGTCGGCGGGTTCGGGGTCGGCAAGACGACGATGGTGGGCTCGGTCAGCGAGATCAGGCCGCTGACCACCGAGGAGACCATGACCCAGGCCGGGATCGGGGTCGACGACGACTACGGCTCCGACTCCAAGACGGCCACCACCGTCGCCATGGACTTCGGGCGCATCAGCATCACCGACCAACTGGTGCTCTACCTCTTCGGCACGCCCGGCCAGGAACGCTTCTGGTTCCTGTGGAACGGCCTGTTCGAGGGGGCGCTCGGTGCGGTCGTCCTGGTCGACACCCGCCGCCTGGAGGTCAGCTTCGACGTGATGGGCCGGCTGGAGGAGCGCGGCGTGCCCTTCGTGGTGGCCGTCAACTCCTTCCCGGACGGCCCCCGTTACCCGATCGCCGAACTGCGCACGGCGCTGGACCTGTCGGAGGAGATCCCGATGGTCGAGTGCGACGTACGCCGCCGGGCCTCCAGCCGGGACGTGCTGATGACCCTCATGCGCTTCCTGCACTCCCTGGCCATGACGGGCCCGCGCACCTGA
- a CDS encoding DUF742 domain-containing protein, protein MTPPRRQRRYPAHEPPPPRPARQGEERNPERLYVVAGAGEDGARAALDLVTLVVARAEPPPSATPEQAALLRLCTAPLSVAELSAYLNLPFSAMTVLITELLTAELVQARAPIVRQAVPDRSLLEAVMHGLQRL, encoded by the coding sequence ATGACCCCTCCGCGACGCCAGAGGCGCTACCCCGCACACGAACCGCCGCCGCCCAGACCCGCCAGGCAGGGCGAGGAGAGGAACCCGGAGCGGCTGTACGTCGTGGCCGGCGCGGGCGAGGACGGTGCCCGTGCCGCCCTCGACCTGGTGACCCTCGTGGTGGCGCGCGCCGAGCCGCCGCCGTCCGCCACCCCCGAGCAGGCGGCGCTGCTGCGGCTGTGCACCGCCCCGCTGTCCGTGGCCGAACTCTCGGCCTACCTCAACCTGCCGTTCAGCGCGATGACGGTCCTGATCACCGAGCTGCTGACGGCCGAACTGGTCCAGGCGCGCGCCCCGATCGTGCGCCAGGCGGTCCCCGACCGTTCCCTCCTCGAAGCGGTGATGCATGGACTTCAACGGCTCTGA
- a CDS encoding roadblock/LC7 domain-containing protein: protein MIQQRANFDWMLKELNDGVPGIEMIVVLSADGLRIARYGGDPDAADRVAAACAGLQSLAGAVAVEIPDSDGRMKLVIIEIDGGYFYLMSAGANAYLAVLADIRTEPGMMSARMRDLVVRIGAHLTSPPRRGGQTV, encoded by the coding sequence GTGATCCAGCAGCGTGCCAACTTCGACTGGATGCTCAAGGAGCTGAACGACGGCGTACCGGGCATCGAGATGATCGTGGTGCTCTCCGCCGACGGCCTGCGCATCGCCCGCTACGGCGGTGACCCGGACGCGGCCGACCGGGTCGCCGCGGCCTGCGCGGGGCTCCAGAGCCTGGCCGGCGCCGTCGCCGTCGAGATCCCCGACAGCGACGGCCGGATGAAGCTGGTCATCATCGAGATCGACGGCGGCTACTTCTATCTGATGTCCGCCGGGGCCAACGCCTATCTGGCCGTCCTCGCCGACATCCGCACCGAACCCGGCATGATGAGCGCCCGGATGCGCGATCTCGTGGTCCGGATCGGGGCCCACCTGACCAGTCCGCCCCGGCGCGGTGGGCAGACCGTATGA